One Mycolicibacterium sp. TUM20985 genomic window, GTCACTACGCGGCCGGCCTTCTGGAGGTGTTGACGGCGGCTGACGGTTCGGTACAGTGGCGGCGCCTGGACGCGTCGATCATCAACGCCTACGTCGCTGAGCGTGGACGCCCCTACGGTGTTGCTGCACGTGCTCACATCGTCGGATCTGTCCGCTGCCTGCTGCGGTGGGCGTTGAGCACCGGCCGCCTCGATCGGGACCTGACCGCCGGGATCCTCAAGGCTGCCGGGACGCGGCGATCGTTGCCGCGGGGCGTGGACACCGATCAGGTCGCGGCCTTGCTGAGTGTGTGCAATCAGGCCACCGCGCTCGGCGCGCGGGACCGGGCACTCGTCACGATCCTGGTGCGCCTTGGCCTACGTGCTGGCGAGGCCGCCCAACTGAGGATCGACGACATCGACTGGGCAAGTGGACGTCTCAGGGTCACCGGCAAGGGTCGCGAGCACCTGTTGCCGCTCCCGGTCGATGTGGGTCAGGCATTGGAGACGTGGTTACGGCTGCGGCCGCCCGCTCTGGACCGGGCCGTGTTCGTGCGGCTGCGGGCACCCCGACAGATGATGACGACCTCGGGCATCTCGGGGGTCATCGCCCGGTTATCGGATCTGGCGGGGATCGACCGGATCTACGCGCACCGGCTGCGGCACACCGCCGCGATGGACGTGTTGGCCGCAGGTGGCTCCTTGACCGAAGCCAAGGAGCTCCCGGGCACGCCTACACGGTCACCACGATGGGCTACGCGAAAGTCGACCTCGCATCGTTGCGCGAGTTGGTCGTCCCGTTCGGGCAGGTGCCGCGATGAGGACACTGCGCGAACGACTCGATGAGTACTTGCAGCTGCGCCGGTCTCTGGGGTTTCAGCTCAACGACCTCGAACGCCAAGTCGGCTTGTTCTGCACCTGGCTCGAAGCTCAAGGCCAGACAACGACGTTCACCATCGATGATGCCGTGACGTGGGCCCGGCTCAACCCCGACGCGCACCCCTCATGGTGGGCGACCCGCCTGTCGTTGGTGCGCCGCTTCGCCGCCTACCTCCACGCCGACGATGTCGATGTCCCCGTCATCCCCAACGGCTTGCTTGCGGCCCGCAAACCCCGAGCCGTTCCCTTCATCTACAGCCAACAAGACATCGATGCGTTGCTTGCCACCTGCGACACCGAGTTCGCCGACGAACGGATCGCCGCGACCCTGCGCACCGTCATCGGTCTGCTTGCCGCTACCGGCCTGCGGATCGGCGAAGCACTGAACCTGCGAGTACCCGACATCGACCAGCACAACGACCTGCTGACGATCAAGGCCGCGAAGTCTGACGAGCGGCGCGTCCCAGTGCACCCCTCGACGACGGCCGCCCTCAGGCAGTACATCGCTCTGCCTGCCCGAATGGCCACCCGCCCCGACCCCCACGGCCCGGTCTTCGTGACCTGCAAGGGAACCGGATACGTCTACGTGTCATTTCAGTCCCTGTTCAAACGAGTCCGGGAGGCTGCCGGGCTCATCCCACGGAGCAGGGCACGCCCCCGTCTGCACGACCTGAGACACACCTTCGCCACCGCGCACATGACCGTGGCCTATGCCCACGGCGGTGACCCCGACCGGGTGCTCTCGCTGCTGGCCACCTGGCTGGGGCACTCCGACGCCGCCCACACCTACTGGTACCTGACCGCGACCGGGGAACTCATGGCCCTGGCCGCAAGCAAACTCGAACCCATCTCCGAAAGTGAAATACAGTGAACGCCTTGGCTATTAGTTTGCAGACCTACTTCACGACCTTCGCCCACACCCAGCGCGACCTGTCGATCAACACCATCGCTTCCTACCGCGACACCTGGCGGATGCTCCTGAAGTACCTGACCGCGACACTCGGGATTCCCGCCGACGCACTCGACTTCGACGCCGTCACCGCCACGCACGTCACCGGGTTTCTCGACCACCTCGAACACGAACGTGGCAACAGCAGCAGAACCCGCAACGCCCGACTCACCGCGATCCGCTCCGTGCTCGGCCGGGCTCTGCCCGACCATCCCGAGCACGCCGCCACCATCACCCAGGTCCTTGCGATCCCACCCAAACGCACAATCAGGCCCGTCATCGAGTTCCTGACCCCCGCAGAGGTCGACGCACTACTGGCCGCACCAGACCCCACCACCTGGACCGGGCGACGCGACCACGCCCTGCTGGCCATGACCGCGCAAACCGGTCTGCGGATCAGCGAGATCTGCTCACTGACCCACGACGACATCCACCTCGGCACCGGCCCTCACATCGCCTGCACCGGCAAAGGACGTCGCCAACGGATCACCCCGCTGACCAGAGCCACCGCCAGCACCATGACGACCTATCTCGCCGAACGGATGACCCGGCCAGGCTCCGCGCTGTTCTGCGGCCCCCACGGACAACCCTTGTCCCGCGACGCACTCGAACATCGCCTCGCCACGCACATCGCGACCGCGACGACCACCTGTCTCAGCCTCACCGCCAAGCACGTCACGATGCACACCCTGCGCCACACCGCGGCGATGAACCTTCTCGCCGCTGGAGTCGACGTCTCCGTAATCGCCTTATGGCTCGGGCACAGCGACACCCACAGCACCGACGCCTACCTCCACGCCGACATGGCCATCAAA contains:
- a CDS encoding tyrosine-type recombinase/integrase, with the protein product MKSAVVDWCSWMRQQRGLTEKTIAARCHYAAGLLEVLTAADGSVQWRRLDASIINAYVAERGRPYGVAARAHIVGSVRCLLRWALSTGRLDRDLTAGILKAAGTRRSLPRGVDTDQVAALLSVCNQATALGARDRALVTILVRLGLRAGEAAQLRIDDIDWASGRLRVTGKGREHLLPLPVDVGQALETWLRLRPPALDRAVFVRLRAPRQMMTTSGISGVIARLSDLAGIDRIYAHRLRHTAAMDVLAAGGSLTEAKELPGTPTRSPRWATRKSTSHRCASWSSRSGRCRDEDTARTTR
- a CDS encoding tyrosine-type recombinase/integrase, translating into MRTLRERLDEYLQLRRSLGFQLNDLERQVGLFCTWLEAQGQTTTFTIDDAVTWARLNPDAHPSWWATRLSLVRRFAAYLHADDVDVPVIPNGLLAARKPRAVPFIYSQQDIDALLATCDTEFADERIAATLRTVIGLLAATGLRIGEALNLRVPDIDQHNDLLTIKAAKSDERRVPVHPSTTAALRQYIALPARMATRPDPHGPVFVTCKGTGYVYVSFQSLFKRVREAAGLIPRSRARPRLHDLRHTFATAHMTVAYAHGGDPDRVLSLLATWLGHSDAAHTYWYLTATGELMALAASKLEPISESEIQ
- a CDS encoding tyrosine-type recombinase/integrase gives rise to the protein MNALAISLQTYFTTFAHTQRDLSINTIASYRDTWRMLLKYLTATLGIPADALDFDAVTATHVTGFLDHLEHERGNSSRTRNARLTAIRSVLGRALPDHPEHAATITQVLAIPPKRTIRPVIEFLTPAEVDALLAAPDPTTWTGRRDHALLAMTAQTGLRISEICSLTHDDIHLGTGPHIACTGKGRRQRITPLTRATASTMTTYLAERMTRPGSALFCGPHGQPLSRDALEHRLATHIATATTTCLSLTAKHVTMHTLRHTAAMNLLAAGVDVSVIALWLGHSDTHSTDAYLHADMAIKQAAIDRTRPPNVKPGIYRPAPNILAWLTSL